The Verrucomicrobiota bacterium genome contains the following window.
TGGACAGCTTTCATGGCTTCACCCATTTGTTTTTTGGTCGTCGCCCCGATCTCTGCGAGGGTTGCTTTCACGATTTGCTCGAGCTCCGCCTCGGACATTTGCGCAGGGAGGAATTTCTCCAAGACACCCATCTCCTCTTTTTCCTTGTCGACGGCACGTCCGGCCGTTTCATAACTAGCTATCGTATCCTGACGCATTTTGATCTGCTTACGGACGGCTGCCATCACGATCTCATCGGTGACTTCGCCACCCGCCCCACCGAGTTCGATCGCAGCATATTTAGCGGCGCTTTTGAGCATCCTGAGAGTATCCAAGACCACCGTTTGCCTGGCGATCATCGCTTTTTTGATCTCCGCATCCACTTGTTGACTCAATGACATAAATTTTCCTTTTTGTATGAAGAGAAAGTGCCTTTTTCACCCTACGCCGTCAAGCTATTCACTCTTCTGGTCATCCACTTGGATGACCAAAAGCAAGAGGCCCTTATCGTAAAGGGGGCCTTTGATGTAGAGGGGGGTGCCGCGCTCGAAATTTACCACGGTTTCCACAATACTCTTATCTTTATGCCAGAAATTAACGCGGAGCTTGTAGATGTCACCTTTATGTTCGAGCTGCTCGATTTTTAATGAGAAATCCTTGCCCAAGGGGGGAAAGTCACTTTTGGTCTTTTGCAAGGGTGAGGTCGCCTGTTGGGCCACCCGTGCGTAACGGTAACCGAATGTCTTGTCGATAGTCGCCATCACAGCTTTCGATATCCGGGAATCTTCCTTTTGGGCGGGCGGTTCATTAAAACAATAAACGAGTTGCGCGACAAAATCCCCCGCATGCACCATGTGCATACTCATCAGGCCCACCAGTGATATCAAAAAAAACTTCTTCAGCATAAAGCGCCCCCTTTTTTTACGATGCGTCCTTGAGAATATCAGGATTCGCAGGCAAATAATCAAGACCTTCTATCCAGATCACCGTCACACCCGATTTCTTTGATTGGATCGGGGTCACGGACACTTTATCGAGTGAGGTACGTGCGTCCAGCACCTTAGCATACCTCTGAGAATGGTTAAACTCAGGAAGTAACATCACACTACAAACAACCAAAAGAATGGCAAATGCAGGTGCCCAATAAAGGCCTAATACTCTCAAGATGGATTCTTTGCTGAAACGATTCCTTTTACGGGCTTCTTCCCCCGCAATTTGTTTCTGAACCTGGGACCAGAAGAATTCCGGTGTGGCATCCGTCTGATGCCGTTTTCCGCTTGAACGGAGCAATTTGCTCATGTCTTCTTGTATTTTGATCTCACTGGCTAGCTCCGGATCATTTTCGGAGACACGTTTAATAAATTTATGGTCGACACTCCCGGTCTG
Protein-coding sequences here:
- a CDS encoding GatB/YqeY domain-containing protein; the encoded protein is MSLSQQVDAEIKKAMIARQTVVLDTLRMLKSAAKYAAIELGGAGGEVTDEIVMAAVRKQIKMRQDTIASYETAGRAVDKEKEEMGVLEKFLPAQMSEAELEQIVKATLAEIGATTKKQMGEAMKAVQAKVAGRADGKMVSTIVGKNLS